A genomic stretch from Desulfotignum balticum DSM 7044 includes:
- the topA gene encoding type I DNA topoisomerase: protein MAKPLIIVESPTKIKTLKKYVGKDFQVAASSGHIRDLPVKKLGIDVENNFTAEYVNIKDKTNVISQLKKIAKDCDDIYLAPDPDREGEAIAFHIMDILKKKDRRFHRVLIHELTKKGIEDALKKPLEPDEDKYNAQQARRKLDRLVGYQISPLLWQKIQRGLSAGRVQSVAVKIICDREREIRSFVPEEYWTITADLMAQVPPGFNAALVKIRQKKAKIQNETQAQKIVADLQTARFQVDEIKNKTVKRNPLPPFITSKLQQDAINRLRFSAKKTMVVAQQLYEGIDIGTGGPEGLITYMRTDSTRIAPEAAQEALSLVTQTYGKEYAMAKPRYFKNKNKAQDAHEAIRPTSVFNVPDKIKAHLTDDQYALYDLIWKRFVASQMARAEIDQKAILIKAGDYLFSVSGSTVKFSGFMALYDTQETKSENDIQTLPQVEEKEWLTCEKINPKQHFTKPLPRFSEASLVKELEKNGIGRPSTYASIISVIQDKGYVELVKRYFYPSELGFIVNDLLVASFPDLLDISFTAQMETNLDNVESGTLDEVELLSRFYDDFSQTLETAKQEMVSVKGVGIKTELSCPSCGQPLHIKIGKNGHFLACSAYPDCTFTSNYTRDEKGQISIVEKKVDDTPVKDCPKCGKPMVQKDGRFGLFLACTGYPECTHTESLMSENDNKDIGVDCPEPGCSGRIVEKRSKRGKVFYGCSRYPDCKFASWDKPVAKPCPQCKALFLVEKETKRDGRFLKCNTSGCGYKEKV from the coding sequence TTGGCTAAACCGCTTATCATTGTCGAATCCCCGACCAAAATCAAAACGTTGAAAAAATATGTGGGAAAAGATTTTCAAGTGGCTGCCAGTTCCGGTCATATCCGGGATTTGCCCGTGAAAAAGCTGGGGATTGATGTGGAAAACAATTTTACAGCCGAATATGTCAATATCAAAGACAAAACCAATGTCATCTCCCAGTTGAAAAAAATTGCCAAAGACTGTGATGATATTTACCTGGCGCCTGACCCGGACCGTGAAGGCGAGGCGATTGCGTTTCATATCATGGATATTCTGAAAAAAAAGGACCGCCGGTTTCACCGGGTCCTCATCCATGAACTCACCAAAAAAGGCATTGAAGATGCCTTGAAAAAACCACTGGAACCCGACGAAGACAAATACAATGCCCAGCAGGCCCGGCGGAAGCTGGACCGGCTGGTGGGATATCAGATCTCTCCCTTGCTGTGGCAGAAAATCCAGCGGGGGTTGAGTGCCGGCCGGGTCCAGTCCGTGGCCGTGAAAATTATCTGTGACCGGGAACGGGAGATCCGCAGTTTTGTCCCGGAAGAATACTGGACCATCACCGCGGACTTGATGGCCCAGGTCCCGCCCGGTTTTAACGCGGCCCTGGTAAAAATCCGCCAGAAAAAAGCCAAGATCCAGAATGAGACCCAGGCCCAAAAAATTGTTGCGGATCTTCAAACAGCCCGATTTCAGGTGGATGAAATCAAGAACAAAACAGTAAAACGCAATCCGTTGCCCCCGTTTATCACCAGCAAACTGCAGCAGGATGCTATCAATCGATTGCGGTTTTCCGCCAAAAAAACCATGGTGGTGGCCCAGCAGTTGTATGAAGGCATCGACATCGGTACCGGCGGGCCGGAGGGGTTGATTACCTATATGCGTACCGATTCCACCCGGATCGCGCCGGAAGCGGCCCAGGAGGCCCTGTCCCTGGTGACCCAGACCTATGGCAAGGAATATGCCATGGCCAAGCCCCGGTATTTTAAAAATAAAAACAAGGCCCAGGACGCCCATGAGGCCATTCGCCCCACATCGGTGTTCAATGTTCCCGATAAAATCAAGGCCCATTTGACCGATGATCAGTATGCCTTGTATGACCTGATCTGGAAACGGTTTGTGGCTTCCCAGATGGCCCGGGCAGAGATCGATCAGAAAGCCATTCTCATCAAAGCAGGGGATTACCTGTTTTCCGTGAGCGGTTCCACGGTGAAATTCAGTGGTTTCATGGCATTGTATGATACCCAGGAAACCAAATCAGAAAACGACATCCAGACCCTTCCCCAGGTTGAGGAAAAAGAATGGCTGACATGTGAAAAAATAAATCCCAAACAGCATTTTACCAAACCTTTGCCCCGGTTTTCCGAAGCATCGCTGGTCAAGGAACTGGAAAAAAACGGCATTGGCCGGCCCAGCACGTATGCCTCCATTATCAGCGTGATCCAGGACAAAGGATATGTGGAACTGGTGAAACGCTATTTTTATCCCAGTGAACTCGGATTTATTGTCAACGATCTTCTGGTGGCATCGTTTCCCGACCTGCTGGATATCTCATTCACGGCCCAGATGGAAACCAACCTGGACAATGTGGAGAGCGGTACTCTGGATGAAGTGGAATTGCTCTCCCGATTTTACGATGATTTCAGCCAAACCCTGGAAACAGCCAAACAGGAGATGGTCAGCGTCAAAGGCGTGGGGATCAAGACTGAACTTTCCTGTCCCTCCTGCGGACAGCCGCTGCATATCAAAATCGGGAAAAACGGCCATTTTCTGGCATGTTCCGCTTACCCGGACTGCACGTTCACCAGCAATTACACCCGGGACGAGAAAGGTCAGATCTCCATTGTCGAAAAAAAGGTGGATGATACCCCGGTCAAGGACTGCCCCAAATGCGGCAAACCCATGGTTCAGAAAGACGGCCGGTTCGGGTTGTTTCTGGCCTGTACCGGATATCCGGAATGTACGCACACGGAATCGTTGATGTCTGAAAATGACAACAAAGATATCGGGGTCGACTGCCCGGAGCCCGGATGTTCAGGCCGGATTGTTGAAAAAAGATCCAAACGCGGTAAAGTTTTTTACGGATGTTCCCGGTATCCGGATTGTAAGTTTGCCAGCTGGGACAAACCCGTGGCCAAACCCTGTCCCCAATGCAAGGCATTGTTTCTGGTGGAAAAAGAAACCAAGCGGGACGGCCGGTTCCTCAAGTGCAACACTTCCGGATGCGGATATAAGGAAAAAGTATAG
- the secF gene encoding protein translocase subunit SecF: MQLIKSDINIDFLGKRKIAMVFSGLLILASIIGLVIHKGPNYGIDFAGGALVQVKFNQDVSIGQVRDSLAGLNLKDLSVQDFGEGDTHEFLIRTANTGSEGTGLAQAVSAAIEKGTGIAPEIRRMEMVGPQVGDDLKKQALLAIFYSLLFITIYISGRFELKWILSGVTAGAMMAAVYFLSVINVSMPILITGALVVSLALFWRLRLKYAMGAMIALIHDVFITVGIFCIFDMDFSLPIIAALLTIIGYSLNDTIIVFDRIRENIKGESDKTGLPALFNQSINQTLSRTLLTSVTTLIVLLALFFLGGEIIHNFAFAMIVGVVIGTYSSIFVATPIVLFASLKRING; encoded by the coding sequence ATGCAGCTGATCAAGTCTGATATCAATATCGACTTTCTGGGAAAACGAAAAATCGCAATGGTTTTTTCCGGCCTGCTGATCCTGGCCAGTATCATCGGCCTGGTCATCCATAAAGGTCCTAATTACGGCATTGATTTTGCCGGCGGCGCATTGGTCCAGGTCAAGTTCAACCAGGACGTTTCCATCGGACAGGTGCGGGACAGCCTGGCCGGATTGAATCTCAAAGATTTGTCTGTTCAGGATTTCGGTGAAGGCGATACCCATGAGTTTTTGATCCGGACCGCCAATACCGGTTCTGAAGGCACTGGGCTGGCCCAGGCGGTTTCAGCCGCCATTGAAAAAGGAACCGGAATCGCGCCTGAAATCCGGCGCATGGAAATGGTCGGTCCTCAAGTGGGAGATGACCTGAAAAAACAGGCCCTTCTGGCCATTTTTTATTCTTTGCTGTTCATTACCATCTATATTTCCGGTCGGTTTGAACTCAAATGGATTCTGTCCGGTGTCACTGCCGGGGCCATGATGGCCGCGGTTTATTTTTTGTCTGTGATCAATGTCAGTATGCCGATATTGATCACCGGAGCCCTGGTGGTGTCTTTAGCCCTTTTCTGGCGGCTTCGGCTCAAATATGCCATGGGCGCCATGATTGCCCTGATTCATGATGTGTTTATCACGGTCGGCATTTTCTGCATATTTGACATGGATTTTTCCTTGCCGATTATTGCGGCTTTGTTGACCATTATCGGGTACTCCCTGAACGATACCATCATCGTGTTTGACAGAATCCGAGAAAATATTAAAGGAGAATCCGATAAAACCGGATTGCCGGCCCTTTTCAACCAGAGCATCAACCAGACTTTGTCCCGGACCCTTTTAACGTCTGTCACCACCTTGATTGTCCTGCTGGCATTGTTTTTTCTGGGTGGTGAAATCATTCACAATTTTGCCTTTGCCATGATCGTGGGCGTGGTGATCGGGACCTATTCATCCATTTTTGTGGCAACACCCATTGTTCTTTTTGCATCTTTAAAACGGATAAATGGATGA
- the efp gene encoding elongation factor P: protein MYLASDLRKGLKFEIDGEPYIIVDFEFKKPGKGQSLYKCKLKNMITGSQFERTYRSGDKFEKADLEEQEMEYLYATKDSFCFMNTSNYEQIFLTRDQLEDVIDLLKENTVCTVLLHNQKPIGVTLPNFINLTITKTEPWAKGDTATGSTKPATLETGFEVQVPPFVDEGQMVKIDTRTKTYVERVNA from the coding sequence ATGTATTTAGCATCTGATTTAAGAAAAGGATTAAAATTCGAAATCGACGGCGAACCCTATATCATTGTCGACTTTGAGTTTAAAAAACCCGGGAAAGGCCAGTCTTTGTATAAATGCAAACTCAAGAACATGATTACCGGGTCTCAGTTTGAAAGAACTTACCGGTCGGGTGACAAGTTTGAGAAAGCAGACCTGGAAGAACAGGAAATGGAATATTTGTATGCGACCAAAGATTCCTTTTGTTTCATGAACACCAGCAATTATGAACAGATTTTTCTGACCCGGGATCAGCTGGAAGATGTGATCGATCTGTTGAAAGAAAACACGGTTTGCACCGTGTTGCTGCACAACCAGAAACCCATTGGCGTGACCCTTCCCAATTTCATCAACCTGACCATCACCAAAACCGAACCCTGGGCCAAGGGAGACACCGCAACGGGCAGCACCAAACCCGCCACCCTGGAGACCGGGTTTGAGGTGCAGGTTCCGCCGTTTGTGGATGAAGGACAGATGGTTAAAATCGATACCCGTACCAAAACGTATGTGGAACGGGTCAATGCATGA
- the dprA gene encoding DNA-processing protein DprA — protein MISDADKYLPWFILREVPGVGHQMYVRLLRAFGGPEQVLSADSDTLVNIPGIHHKTIAGIRHLKPWMAAAKKELQKTLDQGFSILTIHDERFPVFLKNIPDPPALLTCSGVWEPDIPCIAIVGSRAASSYGISTARRLAFKLAEKGFCIVSGMARGIDTAAHEGALDSTGKTIAVLGSGLNNIYPRENKTLFHKIQERGAVFSEFKLDTDPFPYHFPVRNRIIAGLSCGTIVVEAARKSGSLITARLAAEYNREVFAVPGSIASQKSQGTHFLLKQGAKLVENETDVMEELSHLVHVEPASGISCENDFVKPDASLELDCDKKHILQILDAYPQHIDQIIEISRMPSDAVSAILLELELMGQITHHPGNYFSLS, from the coding sequence ATGATTTCGGATGCTGACAAATACCTGCCCTGGTTTATTCTTAGAGAAGTTCCCGGTGTGGGACACCAGATGTATGTTCGCCTGCTCCGGGCCTTTGGCGGCCCGGAGCAGGTTCTTTCAGCCGATTCTGACACTCTGGTAAATATTCCCGGTATTCATCATAAAACCATTGCCGGAATCAGACATCTCAAACCCTGGATGGCGGCTGCCAAAAAAGAGCTGCAAAAAACCCTGGATCAGGGGTTTTCCATTCTGACGATCCATGATGAACGATTCCCTGTATTTCTGAAAAACATTCCTGATCCACCGGCGTTACTGACCTGTTCAGGTGTCTGGGAACCGGATATCCCCTGTATTGCCATCGTGGGGTCCCGGGCTGCGTCCAGCTACGGCATCTCCACAGCCAGACGTCTGGCATTTAAACTGGCGGAAAAAGGATTCTGCATTGTCAGCGGCATGGCCAGGGGCATTGACACGGCCGCCCATGAAGGCGCCCTGGACAGCACCGGGAAAACCATTGCCGTGCTGGGGTCCGGCCTGAACAATATTTATCCCCGGGAAAACAAGACGTTGTTTCATAAAATTCAGGAACGCGGTGCCGTGTTCTCGGAATTTAAACTTGACACAGACCCGTTTCCGTATCATTTTCCTGTCAGAAACCGGATCATAGCCGGTCTGTCCTGCGGAACCATTGTGGTGGAAGCCGCCAGAAAAAGCGGTTCATTGATTACTGCTAGGCTGGCGGCGGAGTATAACCGGGAAGTGTTTGCAGTCCCGGGAAGCATTGCGTCACAAAAAAGTCAGGGAACCCATTTTTTATTGAAACAGGGAGCCAAACTGGTGGAAAATGAAACTGATGTGATGGAGGAATTATCTCATCTGGTTCATGTTGAACCGGCATCAGGAATATCCTGTGAAAACGATTTTGTAAAACCGGATGCGTCCCTGGAACTGGATTGTGACAAAAAACATATTTTACAGATTCTGGATGCCTATCCCCAGCATATCGACCAGATTATTGAAATCAGCCGGATGCCCAGTGATGCGGTATCTGCCATTTTACTGGAACTTGAATTGATGGGACAGATCACGCATCATCCCGGCAATTATTTTTCGTTATCATAA
- the secD gene encoding protein translocase subunit SecD translates to MKLLTLKHGLVLIVILAAIVWLLPTFTNTWPHKKINLGLDLQGGMHLVLEVQNIKAVEAELERTADEIKKELRRNNTLHQGVSRQGNMLVAQLPDQESKAAFEQIISKEFSNLKVTSAAVQDGSIGFQLKLPEDEMDMIRKMATDQALETIRNRIDEFGVSEPDIRIQGKNRILLQLPGINDPDRAKDLIGKTAQLTFQLVDEDAGIDAALKGNLPVGSMLLYEKRTDPATGNTTEIPHVIKKQVLLDGSLLVNARVEFDQFQQPQVGIEFNRKGAHIFDRITGENIKKRLAIILDNTVYSAPVIQDRIAGGKAVITGNFTMNEAKDLAIALRAGSLPAPVTIIEERTVGPTLGADSIRMGMISMLVGGVLILLFMTIYYRKSGLIANLALILNIILIGGGLAAFQATLTLPGIAGIILTIGMAVDANVIIFERIREELRWGKTASAAVHAGFDRAALTILDANVTTLIAAIVLFQFGTGPIKGFAVTLGLGIVASLFTALVLSRSIFDLVLQKKTTSSLSI, encoded by the coding sequence TTGAAACTACTTACCTTAAAGCACGGATTGGTCCTCATTGTCATTCTGGCTGCCATTGTCTGGTTGCTGCCAACATTTACAAACACCTGGCCCCATAAAAAAATCAATCTGGGACTGGATCTGCAAGGCGGGATGCATCTGGTGCTTGAAGTCCAGAACATCAAGGCTGTGGAAGCGGAGCTGGAACGGACGGCCGATGAAATCAAAAAGGAACTGCGCCGGAACAACACCCTGCATCAGGGTGTCAGCCGCCAGGGCAACATGCTGGTGGCACAACTGCCGGATCAGGAATCCAAGGCTGCGTTTGAGCAGATCATTTCCAAAGAGTTTTCAAACCTGAAAGTGACAAGTGCTGCGGTTCAGGATGGATCCATCGGATTTCAGCTGAAACTGCCCGAAGATGAAATGGATATGATTCGAAAAATGGCCACGGACCAGGCCCTGGAAACCATTCGAAACCGGATTGATGAATTCGGTGTCAGCGAACCGGATATACGGATTCAAGGTAAGAACCGCATTCTTCTCCAGTTACCGGGGATCAATGATCCGGACCGTGCCAAAGACCTGATCGGAAAAACCGCCCAGCTGACCTTTCAGCTGGTGGATGAAGATGCCGGGATTGACGCAGCCCTTAAAGGGAATCTGCCTGTGGGAAGCATGCTTTTGTACGAAAAGAGAACAGACCCGGCTACCGGAAACACCACTGAAATTCCCCATGTCATCAAAAAACAGGTGCTGCTGGACGGCAGTCTGCTGGTCAATGCCAGGGTAGAGTTTGACCAGTTTCAGCAACCCCAGGTCGGTATTGAATTCAACCGCAAAGGGGCCCATATTTTTGACCGGATCACCGGGGAAAATATCAAAAAACGCCTGGCCATCATTCTGGACAACACCGTGTACTCCGCACCGGTGATCCAGGACCGGATCGCCGGGGGAAAAGCCGTGATCACCGGTAATTTCACCATGAACGAAGCCAAGGACCTGGCCATTGCCCTGCGGGCCGGTTCATTACCCGCACCCGTGACCATCATAGAAGAAAGAACCGTCGGACCGACCCTGGGGGCGGATTCCATCCGCATGGGCATGATATCCATGCTGGTGGGCGGGGTATTGATTCTTTTGTTCATGACGATCTATTACCGGAAATCCGGGTTGATCGCCAACCTGGCCCTGATATTGAATATCATTCTCATCGGCGGGGGACTGGCTGCTTTTCAGGCGACGCTGACCCTGCCCGGCATTGCCGGCATCATTCTGACCATCGGGATGGCCGTGGATGCCAACGTGATTATTTTTGAGCGGATCAGAGAAGAGCTCCGGTGGGGTAAGACCGCGTCTGCTGCGGTGCATGCCGGTTTTGATAGAGCTGCATTGACCATTCTGGATGCCAATGTCACGACATTGATCGCCGCCATCGTGCTGTTTCAGTTCGGCACCGGGCCGATCAAGGGGTTTGCCGTGACTTTGGGGCTGGGGATCGTTGCCAGCCTGTTCACGGCCCTGGTTTTGTCCAGATCCATTTTCGATCTTGTCTTGCAGAAAAAAACCACCTCATCATTGAGCATATAA